The genomic region ATTACGAATATTTGCTTGAAGATAACGTACTTCAAGCCTTGATGAACCGCCCTGAGAATCAGCATCTTGTGGTCACGGGTCGAGGTGCGTCAGATGCCTTAATAGAGCTTGCTGACACAGTGAGTGAGTTAAAAGAAGTAAAACATGCATTTAAACGTGGTATTAAAGCTCAAAAAGGGCTGGAGTTTTGATGCTGTGTCGTTTTATATTAGTCGGCTTATGATTTATACCGAATCTTATGGTAATTATTAAAATAACAAATAGATGAAAATTTAATTCTCAATCGAATAGAGGTTTTTTATGGCTACTATTGAGCGCATGGAAGTTGGTCAGCGCATGAGTCGTATCGTTAAGCACAATGAAACGGTATACCTTTGCGGCCAAGTTGGTGCTGATGCTAATACGGACATTACTGAACAAACACGAACCATGCTAGATAAAGTGGACGTTTTGTTGGAGCAGTCAGGGACGGATAAATCCTATATTTTATCTGCCACTATTTATCTTCGTGATATGAAAGATTTCGCTGCAATGAACGAAGTATGGGATGCGTGGATTCCAAAGGGTCACGCTCCAGCGAGAGCTTGTGTAGAAGCGAGATTAGCAAGACCTGAGTTGCTAGTCGAAATATCTGTTGTAGCCGCTGTAAAATAATGATTTGAGGTAGGTTGGATCCTTTCATACCAGCCTACCTTTAACTTTCTCTCTCTGACTAGCCGCATTATTTAATTTCTTTTCACAACCACATCGTTTTCCACCAAAGCGTTGCTTAATACTCTAATGGTCCTAGCCATATCACGAGACAAGTTCATCAATAGAATACCAAAATCAAAAGGGTATTGATCGTGAAAGTCACTGAATAGTTGGCTGGATATTTCAAGTAGCAGGCTATCTTCAAGCGCACAAAGACTACCGACACGTTCATGTAAGGCTATCATTGATACAAAGCCAATTGCTTCACCGAAGCCAACGGTTCTAGTTCGCAGCTTT from Marinomonas rhizomae harbors:
- a CDS encoding RidA family protein, with translation MATIERMEVGQRMSRIVKHNETVYLCGQVGADANTDITEQTRTMLDKVDVLLEQSGTDKSYILSATIYLRDMKDFAAMNEVWDAWIPKGHAPARACVEARLARPELLVEISVVAAVK
- a CDS encoding Crp/Fnr family transcriptional regulator; the protein is MKTVQVKETQYDITPAHLKEGSIFGALSEVSIQFLLNEGVLHKVSKGDEIFSYGSKGGSFHTILHGKLDFFKQHGDKKLRTRTVGFGEAIGFVSMIALHERVGSLCALEDSLLLEISSQLFSDFHDQYPFDFGILLMNLSRDMARTIRVLSNALVENDVVVKRN